From the Hyphomicrobiaceae bacterium genome, the window CTGATAGAAGTCTTCGACCGACTTGCCCGTCCACCTTTGCGCAAACGCAGACCCCTTCAGCGCCGGCCCAAGAGCGCCGGTGAGATCGGGCCTATGGCACTCCGCGCAGTGATCGTTAAATAGCTGATGCCCCTGATCGGCCTGAGCACTGGTATAGGTTTCAGCTGCAAACGCGATAGGTGGGCCAACAATGCCTGCAACCGCCAAGGCTATTCCCGCCACCAAGAAGGCTTTGAGCGATGAGGAAGACTGCGTCGGGACCGTTTCGGGGGAAAGCATGGGTAAGCCTCACTTATCGGGTTGGATCTCATGCTTGGAAGAACGTTCCGAAGCCCCGCACGTTCCTCCTTGTCCAAATTGTAAGCCAATGACCTAAAGGGGCTATCGCTCTCAGACGCCTTCCGCTTCCAACCGTCGCGGATCACGCGCCACAGTCTCAACGCGGTTGGATGAAAGAGAAGGCTCCATGCTTGTGAGCTCAAATCCGATCTCGGTCTTCATCGACGCAATCTTCGCGATCGTGAACGTCGCGCTGACCGTCGTGTTCGGATATCTCGGAACAATAGCGACGTATGCCCTCGTCGCAGCCTTGGTGGCAGTCGCTCTGTTCGCCGTGATCGCCGGTCTGCGTACGCTACGCCGAAATTCGCGCGACACCTCGTGACCCCACAGCGAAGTTTCACCTTCGCAGTCAGAACGCCGTGCTCAAGCCCTTGAGGAAAATTCTGCGCGTGTCACAACATGGCGGAACGTCAGCCCGCGCCCGCCGCCTTAGGATCAAAGCCCACGGTAACTTCGAACTCGCCGGGTCGTGTGCCTTCGGGAAGATCGAAGGTAATGGACTGCACGGCTGAGAAGTAACCGATCGGCTTATCGGCACCGACGACGA encodes:
- a CDS encoding cytochrome c — protein: MLSPETVPTQSSSSLKAFLVAGIALAVAGIVGPPIAFAAETYTSAQADQGHQLFNDHCAECHRPDLTGALGPALKGSAFAQRWTGKSVEDFYQFEHANMPANSPGAMPKDEMLAITAYILKQNGVTSGSSVLTETTAKSMKMPAG